ACATAGACAATGCGATGAGCGGCAATCTGTGCCGTTGCGGCACCTATCCGCGCATCCGCGCCGCCATTCATGAAGCCGCCAGATTGCTGAAGGAGCCGCAAGCATGAATATTCGTCAGCTTTCCCGCCGCGAATTCCTCAAAGCCGGCGGCGCGCTGTGCCTGGGTTTCACCTTGCCGACAGGCGGCAGAATGGCGCAGGCCGCTACGCCCGCGGCAGCGGCTCCCGTGCCCAATGCTTTTGTCCGCATCGAGCGCGACGGCAGCGTCGTCATCGTCAGCAACAAGTCCGAGATGGGGCAGGGCATCTATACATCGCTGGCGCTGCTGATCGCCGAGGAGCTGGAGTGTGATTGGAGCCGGGTGAAGGTGGTGTCCGCGCCGGTGGCGCCGGTGTACGCCCACACGGTTTTCCATCTGCAAATCACCGGCGGCAGCACCAGCACTTTGTCCAGTTACGACCAGTACCGAAAGGTGGGCGCGGCCGCGCGCCAGATGCTGATCGCCGCCGCCGCCGCGCGTTGGGGCGTGCCGATGTCGCAATGCCGGGCTGAAAACAGCCGGGTGTACAACAGCGCCAACTCCGCCAGCCTGGGCTATGGCGAGCTGTCCGAGGCCGCCGCCAAGCAGCCGGTGCCGGATGCGGTGGAGTTGAAGCCGCGCCATCGCTGGAAGCTGATGGGCAGCCGCGTACATAGGCTGGACGGGCCGGAAAAGCTGGACGGCAGCGCGCAGTTCGCGCTGGATGTGCGCCTGCCGGGCCAATTGACGGCGCTGATCAAGCGCTGCCCGAGCTATGGCGGCAAGCCGTTGAGCTTTCAGGCGGATGCGGCATTGGCGGTGCCAGGCGTCAAGGCGGTGGTGGCGATCAGCAACGGCGTGGCGGTGGTCGCCGAAGGATTTTGGCCGGCCAAGAAGGGGCGCGATCTGCTGGAGGTGAAATGGGATGCAGGCCCCAATGCCGCTTTGGATTCGGCTAAGTTGAACGAGGAGTATCGGCGGCTGGCGAGCCAGGAGGGGCAGGTTTACCAGCGGGTGGGCGAGGCCGATGCCGCCTGGCGCGGCGCGGCCAAGAAGCTGGATGTCCGCTACGAGCTGCCCTATCTGGCGCACGCGCCGATGGAGCCGCTCAACTGCGTGGTGTGGCTGAAGCCGGATGGCTGCGAAATCTGGAGCGGCACCCAGTCGCAAACCATGGACGCGGCGATGGCGGCCGGCATGCTGGGCTTGAAGATGGAGCAGGTGACGCTGCATACCACCTTGCTGGGCGGCGGTTTCGGCCGGCGGGCGATACCGGGCGGCGGCGACTGGCTGCGCGAGGCAGTGGAGGTGGCGCGCGCCCATGGCAAGGGCGTGCCGGTGCATCTGATGTGGACGCGGGACGACGATCTGGCCGGCGCCTATTACCGGCCGATGTGGCACGACCGGGTGCGCGGCGGCGTCGATGCCGCCGGGCGGCCGGTGGCCTGGCTGCAAACCGGCGTCGGGCAGTCTATCGCGGTCGGCACGCCATTCGAGAAAATGATGATCAAGGATGGCATAGATGGCTTGTCCATCGAGGGTACGGCCGACATGCCTTATGCCATTCCGGCCCGGCTGCTGGACCTGCATACGCCGAAAACGCCCTTGCCGGTGTTGTGGTGGCGCTCGGTCGGCCACTCGCACAGCGCCTTTTCCACCGAGAGTTTCATCGACGAGCTGGCCAGGCTGGCGCGCAAAGACCCGCTGGCTTATCGATTGTCGCTGCTGCCGCCCGGTTCGCGGGAGAGCGGGGTGTTGAAAGAAGCCGCCCGCATGGCGGGCTGGGGCCGCAAGTTGCCCAAGGGCCATGGCTTGGGCATCGCCGTGCACGCTTCTTTTGGCTCGTACGTCGCCCATGCGATGGAAGTGGCGGTGAAGGGCAAGAGCCTGACGGTGCAAAAAGTGTGGTGCGCGGTGGATTGCGGCGTGACGGTGAATCCGGATCAGGTGGCGGCGCAGATGCAGGGCAGCATTCTGTTTGGCCTGTCCGCCGCCTTGTTCGGCGAGATTACTTTCAAAAACGGCGAAGTGGAGCAGAAGAATTTCGATGGCTATCAGCTGTTGAGGATGTCTCAATCGCCGCTTATCGAAGTTTCCATTCTTCAGAGCGAGGAAGCGCCTGGCGGCACCGGCGAGCCGGCTGTGCCGCCGGTCGCGCCGGCCTTGGCCAATGCCATCCATGCCGCCAGCGGCAAGCGGCTGCGCATCCTGCCCTTGAGCCGCAGCGGTTACCAGCTGGCATAGGAGCCCGCGATGCGAGGCAATGACGAAGAGGTGCTGGCGCAGGCGGTGCAGTGGCTGAAGCAGGGCCGCCGGGCTGCCTTGGTGACGGTGCTGGGCACTTACGGCGCCAGCCCCAGGCCGCCGGGTTCGATGGCGCTGATCCGCGACGACGGCGCGATTTTCGGCTCGGTGTCGGGCGGCTGCGTCGAGGATGATCTGCGGTGGGAAATCGCCGCCGGCGGTTTTTTCGACGCAGGGCCCGCTGTACGAGTGCGCAGCTTCGGCGCCAGCGTGGAGGAGCGCCAGCGTTACCGCTTGCCTTGCGGCAACAGCCTGCGGGTGGCGGTGGAAGCCTGTCCGGATGCCGCCTTGCTGGAGGCTTTGCTGCAGGCGCTGCAGTCGCAGCGCTGCCTGTGGCGGCAGGTCAGGTATCGGGATGGAGAAAACCGGCTGGTCGAGCGCGAAATGGCGGGAAGCTTTGCCGAGGATGAAGATGGCTTTGCCGCGCTGCATGGGCCGAACTGGCGTCTGCTGATCATAGGCGGCTCCGAATTGGGGCGTTATCTGGCGCAAATCGCGCTGACGCTGAATTTCGCGGTGACCGTATGCGAGCCGCGCGAAGAATATCGGCAGGATTGGCCCATGGCGGCGCAGTTGTCTGTGGAAATGCCTGACGATCTGGTGCTGGGTTTCCGCTGCGATGGCCGTACTGCGGTGGTGGCGGTGACGCATGATCCCAAGCTGGATGATCTGGCCTTGATGGAGGCGTTGAAGTTGCCTTGCCTGTATGTGGGCGCGCTGGGCTCGGCCACGACCACGCTGAAGCGCAAGGCCAGGCTGGAGGAGCATTTCGGCCTGACGCCGGCGCAACTGGGGCATTTGCATGGCCCGGTGGGGCTGGACATAGGCTCGCGCACGCCGGCGGAGATAGCGGTGTCCATCGCCGCCGATCTGGTGGCTTGCCGCAGCCGGCTGCTTCGGGCGCAATCCGAAGACCGCCAAAGCGAGGCGTGCCGGACATGATCGTGGGCGTGGTGTTGGCGGCGGGCCAGGCCCTGCGGTTCGGCTCAGACAAGCGGCAGGCCAGGCTGCCGGATGGGCGAACCTTGCTGGAGGCCAGCCTGGCGTCTTTCATCGGCCAAGTTCAGGAGTTGGCGCTGGTGCTGCCGGCGGATGATCTTTATGGATTGGCGCAATGCCGCACGCTGGGGGTGCGGCCGCTGGCTTGCCGTTTGAACCCGGCCGGCATGGGGCATTCCTTGGCTTACGGCGCGGCTTGGGCGATGTCGCTGGCGGGTTGCCAGGGCATGGTGCTGGGCTTGGCGGACATGCCGGCCGTTCAGCCGCATACCGTAAGCCAAGTGGCGGCGGCCCTGTGCCATGGCAAACCCGTGCTTCCCTGCCATCAAGGCGCGCCGGGGCACCCGCGCGGCTTGCCTGCAGCCAGTTTCGCCAAACTGCTGGATCTGGCTGGCGACGTCGGCGCGCGCGAGGCGGTTGACTGGAGCCAAGCATTGAGGCTGGAGGTCGATGACGCCGGCGTATTGCTGGACATCGATACGCAGGAAGACCTCAAGCGCTTGCATGGCGCGGCGGCAGCCGATTAGGGATGGCTCGCTGCGTTTTCTATAGTGAAGTGTTATCGCGTATGAGGGAGCGCCGATGCGAACGCGCCTCACGGTTGCCCACAAACTGGCGCTGCTGATCGCGCCGCTGGTGCTGGCGCTTTTTTTCGTCGCCCTCGGCTATGCCTATTCTCAACAGCAATTGCTGAGAGAGCTGCGGCGGGACCAGTCGCTGACTGAAAACATGACCATGGTGGGCGAGCTGATTCAGCAATTGCAATCGGAGCGCGGCCGCAGCTATGGCTATCTGATGCAGCGCCAGCCCTTGCCGGCAGAGCTTCGGCAGGCAAGAAGCGCCGCTGACCTGGTGCTGGAAAAGCTGCATGGGCAAAACCGCGATAGTCTGTCGCCCATATTGTTGGCCTATCTCGACAATATGGTGCCCAAACCGGAGCGGCTGCGGCTGCTGCGTAGCGATGTCGATAGCCGGCGCTCCTTGCCGGATCCGGCTTTCAATCGCTATTCGGAGATGATTGAGCAGCTCTCCGGCATTGTCGCTTTATTCCATGCGCCGACTCAGCAGGTGCAGGCGCTGGTGTTGCAATGGTCTGCGGTGAATTGCCAAAAAGAGTACACCGGCCGCACGCGGGGGCTGGTTTCCGGCGTGCTTGCGTCAGGCAGCTTCACGATCACCAATTTCCGCTTGGCGAGCGGCATGGTGTCGCAGGAGGAGCTGTGCCGAAGCCAGTTCAGACAATATGGCGGCGACGAGACGCTGTTGCAGGGCGCGATGGAAAAAAGCCGGCAATTTGAAGCCATGCGCGACGGCATTCTGGCGCGAGGCACAGGCGCGATGCAGAGCGCGACCCCGGAAGAATGGTTTCCAACCGCGAGTTTGCGCTCCAATGCTCTGCTTGAGGTGCAAAAGGCGTTGCTGGAGCAAATCCGGCGGCTGGTCGACGAGCAGGCGCAAAGCGCGAAACTGCATGGGTTCCTGGTGATCGTTGGGCTGCTGTTGCTCTTGTTTCCCATTGGTTTGGCGGCGCTGGTGGGCCGCAATATCGTGCATACGCTGGGAGCCGAGCCGGATGAGGTGGCGCAAGGGATGCGCGAGCTGTCAGCGGGGCGCTTGGATTTTTTTCTGCCTCTGAAGAGCGGAGATACGCAAAGCCTGGCCGCGCATATTCGGCAAATGGGCGAGCGGCTGTCGGGAGTGATCATGCAGGTCAAGGAAGACGCGGACGCGGTGGCCAACGCCTCCACCGAGCTCAACTCCGCCTCCATGGGCTTATCACTTGGTGCGGCGAGGGCTTCGGGCGATGTGGAAGGGACCAGCGTCTCGGTGGATGAGATCGCCCGCAAAATGTTTCAGATGGCCGGCGATGCCAACCATGCCGGCCAGATCGCCGACACCGCCAGCAGCCAGGCTACCGAAGGGCATAGCGTGGTGAGGCAGACCATCGCAGCTATGCATGATATCGCCAAGCGTACCGACATCATTGACGACATTTCCTACCAAACCAATCTTTTGGCGTTGAACGCTGCGATAGAGGCCGCAAGAGCAGGGGAGCACGGCAAAGGCTTTGCGGTGGTGGCGGACGAGGTGCGCAAGCTAGCCAAGCGCAGCCAGGCGGCAGCCAAGGAGATAGGCCAAGTCGCGATCCATAGCGTGAAATTGGCGGAAAGCGCCGGCCAGCAATTGAGCGATATCGTTGATTCCAGCCGCAAAACGCTGGATCTGGTTAAGGGCATCTCCTGTGAGGCGACTGAGCAGGCGCAGCGAGTCGGCGGCATCAATCAGGCAATGCAGCGGCTTAACCAGCTATCGCAGGATAACGCAGCGGCCAGCGAGCAGTTGTCTGCCGCGGCTCAGGAAGTGGCTTTAAGGGCGGATAGTCTGCGGCAACAAATGCAGTACTTCCAAGAACATCAGGATGGGGGCGAAAGCCAAAACGCAAAATTTTAGAGAGGCTAAAAAAGCCGTGATCCTGTGTGGTTTTCATACTACTTGTATCGTCTGCACCGGCGGGCAGCCTCCGTCGCACTTCGAAATAGCGGTTTTATTGCTGACTGTGAACAACAAGGAAATAAAAATCGGGTTCCAGGATTTTAAAGAGTAGATGGCTGAGGAGGATATTTACCCCGCGACAAGATAAAAACAGGCGCTGCGAAAAAGCATCGAAGGGCCTAGGAGCGATCGGTCTCCCTTCATCTCGTAGCTTGAAAAACGATACCCACCTGAGCTATACCGTATACATCGAACGAGCTTGACAGCATATCACCGCTTATGCTGCATAGCAAAACAAAGTTTGCATCCCCTTTTTTTTAGTCTATATCTATATCGTACCATGAAGAGTTCCTTTGTTTTCTAAGAAGATATAGTTTCAAATTTTAGTAGATCTTACCTCAAGGGGGCTGGATTGCGATTCGGCTTGGAATGGGTGGGTAAGAACTAGTGTGAAGTTTGATTTCTAATAATAAAGGCTCCAAGCATGCGCACTATTGATTATTCTTTGGAAGGGGTCCTAACTCTGATTGCAAGAGTTGGTGTGCAACTTCAATTCATATGGTTCCAGACAAGCTCTGGCCAGTCTCTTCAGTCTTCCAATACTTCCTGTTTTTCGAATGCTACTTCTGGGAATTTAAATTCTCTGATTTGTTTTCGATGTCTTGTTGCCAGAGTTTTCCAAAGCAGTCACTTTTATTTTCATCTGTAGCTCATAAAGCCAAGGTCATTAATTTCTTTTTGGCTGATTCGTTTTTAATTAGATCGTTTAAATGCATGGCAAGGGAAGTTTTACCTTTTAAGAGTGGCATTTTATTGATTCGTGTTGCGGTGGTTATGCATGAACTTGAAAGGCTCCTGATATGTCATCTTTTGAGAAGTTTGCGGAACTAGCCATCGATAAGAGGCCAAATAGGCCGCAGCTAGGAGCTGCAGTGAGTGTCGCAGTGCTTTTGTTTGTTGATCAGCTTATCATCGCGGCCTGTTTGTATTTTGGATTTTATTATAATCAAGGTGTGGGTGGGCGGTGGCAGCTCTATTTTGACCTGGTTGGAATGTCTGCACTGAGCATCTCTTTGATTAAATTGTTTAGCAATGATTACTTAAGCGGCAGAAGTGCATTCCGTTCCTTTCTCTTTGATTGTGTATATGTTTTAGGTGGTGCTGTTTTGAATGCGGTCTTTATTTTCATAAGCAATCCGAAGTGGAGCTTATTGTTGCAGGCGACTTTGCTTGGTTGGTTAATGGTTTTTCTTACTCTGCCAGCTATTCAATATGTAGTCAGGATGGTTTTGTCGAAGTTCAAATTTTGGAATGAATACGTTGCAGTTGTTTATCTTCAGCGGGATGGCGAGGAATATTTTAGATACGACTCTTCAAGTTGGCTCGGGCGGCATGTTGCTATCAATCTGTTTGTTACTGATACTGTAGAGCCTGGTAAGGCAAAAGCTGAAGATAATGTTTTTGTTGATGATAAGGTTGCTGAGATTTTTATAAAATGGCAAGACATACTGCCAGTGCTAAATAATATAGGTTGTAAAAGTGTAGCATTGGCATACCATGAAAAAGATTCCGTTAATTTATCAGGATTGATTGACGACATACTTTTAAATTTCAACATGTTGATGTTGCTGCCTAGTTATGGGCAAAAGGATAGTAATGAAGATCAGGGTGAGTTGAGAACAATACGAGTCATAAAAAGCAATGTTAATAGTTTGTCATATAGAATCATTAAGAGATGTCTGGATTTGGTCGGTGCTACGATTTTGATGTTGTTGCTGTCGCCAATTATGTTATGTCTTGCTTTTATTGTCGGTCGCGATGGAGGGAAACCAATTTTTGGGCATGAAAGAGTGGGGCGTGATGGAAAAAAATTTAAATGCTATAAATTCAGAACAATGGTGCTGAATTCAAGTGAAGTATTGCAGAATTTACTTGAGTCAAATCCTGATGCCAGAGCGGAATGGGATAGGGAGTTTAAGCTGAGAAATGATCCAAGAGTGACAAAGATAGGTAATTTTCTCCGAAAAAGCAGCTTTGATGAATTACCGCAGCTATGGAATATTATTAAAGGTGAAATGAGCTTGGTTGGACCAAGACCTATTGTTGTGAAAGAACTTGACAAGTATGGAGAAGATGTCAAGTTTTACTTGGCAATGAGACCTGGTTTAACTGGTCTGTGGCAAGTTTCCGGCAGGAACAACCTGACATATGCACAAAGGGTTGCAATGGATGTGGATTACGCAAAGGCATGGAGTATTTTTAAAGATGTGATTATCTTATTTAAGACAGTTTACGTGGTTTTACGGCGTGATGGAGCATATTAGCTAGATTTTAAAGAGCTAAAAAGCATTCCAGCGCTGACTGGGATTGATTAAAACGGTTCTTTTAAGCTATGCGGCATTTCAATTATTTGGGGGTGTCATATGATTATCACGCGTACGCCTTTCAGGGTATCTTTTTTTGGTGGCGGGACTGATTACCCTGCTTGGTTTCATGAGCATGGCGGAGCGGTTCTTGCTACTACAATTGACAAATATTGCTATATCAGTTGTCGTCACCTGCCTCCATTTTTCGATCATAAACATAGAATTGTTTACTCGCGAATTGAAAATGTTCGTGATGTAGAAGATATCGAGCATCCAGCGGTTCGTGCCGCACTCAATTGGACACAATATCAGCATGGCTTGGAAATTCATCATGATGGCGATTTACCAGCCCGTGCGGGACTTGGATCTAGCTCATCATTTACTGTTGGCCTCTTGCATGCGCTTTCAGCTTTAGAAGGAAAGTATTCCTCAAAAGAAGACCTGGCAAAAAAAGCTATATATCTTGAGCAAGAGGTGATTGGTGAAAATGTTGGCTCGCAAGATCAAGTTTCCGCAGCATACGGTGGCTTCAACTATATAGAATTTAAGAAAAATGGTGAATTCTCAGTCTCGCCATTGATTCTTAAAGAGAGCAGAATTAATGAGTTGCAAAGCCATTTAATGTTGTTCTTCACTGGACTGTCTAGGGTCGCGTCAGAGATTGCCAAATCGCAGATAGAAAAAATAAAAAGTCATGAGAATGAGCTTTTCAGGATGAGAGAGATGGTAGAGGAGGCAACGAAAATTCTACACTCGGATATGCCGATCAATGAATTTGGCAAGTTGTTGCACCAAAACTGGCTTTATAAAAGGAGCCTGTCCGATAAAATATCGACACCTGAAATTGATCTAATATATGAGGAAGCCATTGAGGCAGGGGCCCTGGGAGGGAAGTTATTAGGAGCAGGAGGGGGGGGGTTTGTATTGTTATTTGCTCCACCTGAGAAGCAGATGCATATCAAGGAAAGATTGAGAAATTTAGTGCACGTTCCATTTAAGTTTGAAAGTTCAGGTAGTCGAGTTGTTTTATATCAACCAAATGGCTTGCTCTAATATTATGAATAAAAATTCTTCAATCTATATTGCTGGGCACGGTGGTCTGATTGGTTCGGCTTTATTAAGAAAACTTTCTACAGAAGGGTTTGAAAACATATTAGTTAGAGCGCGATCTGAGCTTGATCTGCTGAACTATCATTGTGTGATGGATTTTTTTTGCAAAAATAAACCAGAGTATGTGGTATTAGCTGCAGGGAAAGTTGGTGGGATTGAATCCAATCAAAATTACCCAGCAGATTTCATTGTTGAGAATATACAGATTCAACTGAATATCTTGTCTGCAGCCAGGGAAAATAATGTAAGAAAATTGATATTTTTTGGTTCTTCCTGCATGTATCCTCGGGACTGCAAGCAGCCAATGAGTGAGAACGACTTATTGACTGGAAAGCCTGAGGGAACAAGTTTACCTTATGCCATAGCAAAGTTGGCAGGCATTCATACTTGCCTTGCTTACAATAAACAGGATGGCAATCAGAGATTCGTCCCTGTCATTCCAAATAGTGTATACGGTCCTAATGATAATTTTGATGCACGGGCTGGTCATGTGCTCTCTGCTTTAATATCCAAATTCCATAAGGCAAAACTAGAAGAACATCCCAAAGTTGTTCTTTGGGGAACCGGCTCTGCTCGTCGAGAGTTTGTCCATGCAGATGATGTAGCGGATGCATGCATGCATTTACTATTCAATGATATTTCATCATTGGAACTACCCGTTAATCTTGGCAGTGGCTATGATGTTTCAATTAAGGATTTGGCTTTGCGTATCGCAAAGCTTTCTGGCTTTAATGGGGATATCCATTGGGATCTGGCTAAGCCAGATGGCTCGCCTCAAAAGTTATTAAATAGCGCTAGAATAAATGCGATTGGTTGGTTTCCAAAAGTCAGTTTGGATGATGGACTGCTAAGTACCTATGAATGGTATGTTAGAGAAATAGGCCGTTCTCTGACAGAAAATGAAGGGGAGTCTACATGAGTAAAATATCAATCAGTGGAGACGATCTCAAGGAGAAAAGTAATTGGGTGTGGAGAGAGACGTTACGTATTCATCGTCATTCGCCAGAAACTAGAATTGCTTCCTCATTATCTTCCATTGATATCTTTGTAGCGCTTTATTATGGTGGTGTACTGGATTTTTTCCCGAGCACGCCATTTGATGAAAATCGAGATCGATGCATCATAAGTAAAGGGCATGGTTCAATATGTATGTACCCGATACTGGCAGATCTTGCGTACTTTCCATTAAGTGAACTTGAGCATGTGTGTGAGGCTGGCAGCTTTCTAGGGGGCATTCCAGACCCTGTCATCCCTGGATATGAAACTATTAATGGGTCTTTGGGACATGGACTAGGAGTCGCTACTGGAGTAGCGATAGCACTAAAGCGGAAGAAAAGCGTTAAACAAACTTTTGTGGTCTGTGGTGATGGAGAGCTTCATGAAGGAGCGAATTGGGAAGCTATCATGTTTGCTTCGCACCATAAATTAGATAATTTAAATCTGATTATTGATAATAATAAAATAAGCATGCTCGGTTATACCGACACTATTATTTCCCATCAGGATTTGGCGGCAAAATTTACTTCATTTGGTTGGGATGTGGATGTGGTTGATGGACATGATGTTTGTCAACTTCAGCTTAGCCTGCTGGCGCTCAAGTCACGCAAAAATGGAAAGCCAAAGCTTTTGATCGCAAATACGAAAAAAGGCCATGGCGTACCAGGTTTAGAAAATACAGCACTCTGCCATATCATGAATCCTAAGCCGGAAGTAATAGACAGTCTTTTGGAAGGGGGACGGTAATGATTACGCACTCAATTCCGATGCGAGATGCCTTGCTTGAAAAAATATATCAGTCCATGAAAACTGATTCAAAAATTTTCTTTTTAAGTGCCGATTTTGGATCTCCAGTTTTAGATAAGATTCGCTTGGATTTTGCTGATAGATTTATAAACGTAGGGATTGCAGAGCAGAATCTTATTAATATAGCAGCTGGTTTGGCTATTGAAGGGAATAAGGTTTTTGCATATGCGATAGCACCTTTTTTAACCATGAGATGCTATGAGCAGATTCGAGTGAATTTAGCTTTACTATCCCAAGTTAGAGACATGAATGTCAGTTTGATAGGCGTTGGCGCAGGTTATAGCTATGTTGTGTCAGGACCAACGCATCAGTGTTACGAAGATATTTCAATCATGCGCGCGCTGCCTTCAATTTCTGTTTACTCACCGGCAGACCACATTAGTACTGGATGTCTTTTTGATCGCTTAGTCAGTAAGAAAGGTATCAAGTATATAAGACTTGATGCCCAAACATTGCCTGTTATATACGAGAATCCTATCTTAAATGTCGAGGCGGGTTTTAATGTGCATAGGAAGGGCGATGAGATCTGTTTGCTTGCTACAGGCTATATGGTTCATGTTGCTATGAAGTTGGCAAATCGTTTGAAAAACAAGGGTGTCGATGTTGGCGTTGTAGACATCTTTGACATAAGTCACTCGTGCAATAACTTTCTGTATGAGGAAATTTCAAAATATCGTGGGATAGTCACAATGGAAGAAGGTTTTAAAGGAAGAGGGGGGATGGATTCCATGATTCTGGATTATATTTCAAATTCAGATCTTGAAATTAGAGTGAAGAATATTGGTGTTCGAGGAGGGTATAGCTTTGATTTAGGTAGCCGTTCTGAATTGCATGAGAAAGTCGGAATTGGGGAGGAGGCCTCATTGAAAACCATTTTGGAATTTCATGGGAGTATCACGAACTACTGCATAAATAATGGATGACAAGCCTAGTTTTTAGGTTCTATCACTTATAATTTTTCTAATTATGAATATTTGCCCTATAAAAAGGAGTCGTCCATGAAATATCCTTTGATGCGGAATAATATTTTACGTGAAGATCTGGATGTTTTAATTGAGTACTTAAAGCAGGATGATCCTATTCTAACCAATGGGCAAAAGGTGAGGGAGTTTGAAGGCGAGTGGTCGAAATGGCTAGGTGTAAAATATAGCGTCTTCGTCAATTCTGGCGCATCTGCCAACCTATTATCAATGGCGATTTTAAAAATCCGATATCCAGAAGGTGGTGAAGTTATCGTTCCTCCCTTTACATGGATTTCTGACATCGCCTCTGTAATTCAGAATGGATTTACACCGGTTTTTGTTGATATTGATCCAAGATCCTTAGCTTTGGATACGGATTCTGTAATAAAGAAAATTAATAATAGAACACGAGCAGTTTTTTTGACGCATGCTCAAGGATTCAATGGATTAACAGATGAGTTATTGAGTGAGTTAGATAGGAGAAAAGTACATCTGATTGAAGATGTGTGTGAATCACATGGTGCTTGCCATAAGGGTAGAAAAGTTGGCTCATTCGGCTGGATGTCGAATTTTTCATTCTACTATGCTCATCATATGAGTACGATTGAAGGTGGGATGATATGTACGAATGATGAGGAAGTTTATCAACAGTTAAGAATGCTTCGTTCTCATGGCATGGTGCGTGAATCAAATGATAATAGTTTAAAATCCTACTACAAAGAAAGCAATCCAGACTTAAACCCAGAATTCATTTTTGCATATCCGGCTTATAATGTAAGAAATACTGAGCTTGGAGGGATTATGGGCCTATCTCAGCTGAAAAGATTAGATGCAAATATTAAAAAGAGAACTGATAATTTCTTGCATTTTATAGAAAATCTTAATGGAAATATTTTCCAAAAAGATTTTGTAGTAGAGGGGTCTAGTAATTATGCGTTCAATATTGTATTGAACGAGGCCAATTTAGAATTGGCTTACAATTTAATGACCGCTATGCGCTATGCTGGGATTGAGTTTAGAAGAGGGAGCGCAGGTGGTGGAAATCAACTTCGTCAGCCTTATCTAAAAGGAATTTTCCCACAGGATTATTGCAAACAATTCCCTAATACAGATCATATTCATTTCTATGGATTCTATGTAGGAAACTATCCAGGGTTGACTTATCCTGAAATTGATGAAATTTGCTCGGTTTTGAATTCAATCTGAAATATTGATATGAATATAACAACTGCAATCATACTCGCCGGTGGATTGGGGACAAGGTTACGAAGTGTAGTCTCTGATCGGCCAAAACCTATGGCTCAGGTTGCTGCGAAACCATTTTTAGAGCATTTAATAGATTATTGGATTTCGCAAGGTATTCGCCACATTATCCTATCCGTTGGGTATATGCAGCATATTATTGTTGATCACTTTGGATATGAGTA
The Chromobacterium sp. IIBBL 290-4 DNA segment above includes these coding regions:
- a CDS encoding exopolysaccharide biosynthesis polyprenyl glycosylphosphotransferase: MSSFEKFAELAIDKRPNRPQLGAAVSVAVLLFVDQLIIAACLYFGFYYNQGVGGRWQLYFDLVGMSALSISLIKLFSNDYLSGRSAFRSFLFDCVYVLGGAVLNAVFIFISNPKWSLLLQATLLGWLMVFLTLPAIQYVVRMVLSKFKFWNEYVAVVYLQRDGEEYFRYDSSSWLGRHVAINLFVTDTVEPGKAKAEDNVFVDDKVAEIFIKWQDILPVLNNIGCKSVALAYHEKDSVNLSGLIDDILLNFNMLMLLPSYGQKDSNEDQGELRTIRVIKSNVNSLSYRIIKRCLDLVGATILMLLLSPIMLCLAFIVGRDGGKPIFGHERVGRDGKKFKCYKFRTMVLNSSEVLQNLLESNPDARAEWDREFKLRNDPRVTKIGNFLRKSSFDELPQLWNIIKGEMSLVGPRPIVVKELDKYGEDVKFYLAMRPGLTGLWQVSGRNNLTYAQRVAMDVDYAKAWSIFKDVIILFKTVYVVLRRDGAY
- a CDS encoding GDP-L-fucose synthase is translated as MFYINQMACSNIMNKNSSIYIAGHGGLIGSALLRKLSTEGFENILVRARSELDLLNYHCVMDFFCKNKPEYVVLAAGKVGGIESNQNYPADFIVENIQIQLNILSAARENNVRKLIFFGSSCMYPRDCKQPMSENDLLTGKPEGTSLPYAIAKLAGIHTCLAYNKQDGNQRFVPVIPNSVYGPNDNFDARAGHVLSALISKFHKAKLEEHPKVVLWGTGSARREFVHADDVADACMHLLFNDISSLELPVNLGSGYDVSIKDLALRIAKLSGFNGDIHWDLAKPDGSPQKLLNSARINAIGWFPKVSLDDGLLSTYEWYVREIGRSLTENEGEST
- a CDS encoding transketolase, which produces MSKISISGDDLKEKSNWVWRETLRIHRHSPETRIASSLSSIDIFVALYYGGVLDFFPSTPFDENRDRCIISKGHGSICMYPILADLAYFPLSELEHVCEAGSFLGGIPDPVIPGYETINGSLGHGLGVATGVAIALKRKKSVKQTFVVCGDGELHEGANWEAIMFASHHKLDNLNLIIDNNKISMLGYTDTIISHQDLAAKFTSFGWDVDVVDGHDVCQLQLSLLALKSRKNGKPKLLIANTKKGHGVPGLENTALCHIMNPKPEVIDSLLEGGR
- a CDS encoding transketolase family protein encodes the protein MITHSIPMRDALLEKIYQSMKTDSKIFFLSADFGSPVLDKIRLDFADRFINVGIAEQNLINIAAGLAIEGNKVFAYAIAPFLTMRCYEQIRVNLALLSQVRDMNVSLIGVGAGYSYVVSGPTHQCYEDISIMRALPSISVYSPADHISTGCLFDRLVSKKGIKYIRLDAQTLPVIYENPILNVEAGFNVHRKGDEICLLATGYMVHVAMKLANRLKNKGVDVGVVDIFDISHSCNNFLYEEISKYRGIVTMEEGFKGRGGMDSMILDYISNSDLEIRVKNIGVRGGYSFDLGSRSELHEKVGIGEEASLKTILEFHGSITNYCINNG
- a CDS encoding DegT/DnrJ/EryC1/StrS aminotransferase family protein; this encodes MKYPLMRNNILREDLDVLIEYLKQDDPILTNGQKVREFEGEWSKWLGVKYSVFVNSGASANLLSMAILKIRYPEGGEVIVPPFTWISDIASVIQNGFTPVFVDIDPRSLALDTDSVIKKINNRTRAVFLTHAQGFNGLTDELLSELDRRKVHLIEDVCESHGACHKGRKVGSFGWMSNFSFYYAHHMSTIEGGMICTNDEEVYQQLRMLRSHGMVRESNDNSLKSYYKESNPDLNPEFIFAYPAYNVRNTELGGIMGLSQLKRLDANIKKRTDNFLHFIENLNGNIFQKDFVVEGSSNYAFNIVLNEANLELAYNLMTAMRYAGIEFRRGSAGGGNQLRQPYLKGIFPQDYCKQFPNTDHIHFYGFYVGNYPGLTYPEIDEICSVLNSI